The Rhopalosiphum maidis isolate BTI-1 chromosome 1, ASM367621v3, whole genome shotgun sequence genome has a segment encoding these proteins:
- the LOC113548676 gene encoding bifunctional lycopene cyclase/phytoene synthase-like — translation MLTYKDVHLLYTLPVIGVLSLIARPFINRLEIFKIAFISAIGLVYTTPLNNYIFYRKGRSYAPEDILGVIGHVPIEEYVFFVVQTVLTSLWALLCVRWSTPCLNFNYDKHSYQLIRWIPIAFLAIATVVGYIIAIPGQSTFYLGCVLWWVSPVVIFMWYGAGNFFIKKIIPCTFAIVVPTLYLCWIDQIALKENIWHINEKTMLNIIFVAEDLPFEEAIFFLISNVIVVLAGCCFDKARGMIETYTLEYPQRFTINWAFIRQLFWAFTTSEYNMLQIVTGDIKESIGVIATASKSFTAASFLFQSGIRLDLIILYSFCRVTDDMIDNELDVEKKKRKFELTNNFINELFHDRKSDYDVGTKPQKLNIDWTKYESGLTDVEMSCFRALSRIAFYLPRKPFEELLAGYKWDIEGRLIRNEDDLLLYSTYVAGSVGALCVYVMMYRCDNDKFELVENYDYVIKKAYQMGQALQLVNIARDIVTDSETLGRCYIPTEYMDDEDEEVKILCQEKKPRSLGDKKLKKYSTRMIHLANKQQLESVDAIKCLPRETRGSVLATTDIYRGLVSAIQSSPTYPARASLSKWNKIVIGFYSLYIKSIKYII, via the exons ATGTTAACCTACAAAGATGTCCACTTATTGTATACACTTCCGGTTATTGGCGTGTTATCATTAATTGCTCGACCATTTATCAACCGtttggaaatttttaaaattgcattcaTAAGTGCCATAGGTTTAGTGTACACAACACCATTGAACAACTATATCTTCTACAGGAAAGGCAGGTCATATGCACCCGAAGACATTTTAGGCGTTATTGGACATGTACCTATTGAAGAGTACGTGTTTTTTGTTGTACAAACCGTTCTGACATCGCTGTGGGCTTTGCTCTGTGTCCGATGGTCAACTCCGTGCTTAAATTTCAACTATGACAAACACAGCTACCAATTGATTCGGTGGATACCGATCGCGTTTTTAGCCATAGCCACGGTCGTAGGTTATATAATTGCTATTCCCGGACAGTCAACCTTTTACTTGGGATGTGTACTATGGTGGGTATCTCCGGTGGTTATATTCATGTGGTATGGAGCCggaaattttttcataaaaaaaataataccgtGTACTTTTGCGATCGTGGTTCCTACGTTGTACCTGTGTTGGATAGATCAAATAGCCCTTAAGGAAAACATTTGGCATATAAACGAAAAgacaatgttaaatattatattcgttgcCGAAGACTTGCCATTTGAAGaagcaatatttttcttaatatcaAATGTTATCGTTGTCTTGGCAGGTTGTTGTTTCGATAAAGCCCGCGGTATGATAGAGACGTACACATTGGAATATCCACAGCGATTTACTATTAATTGGGCGTTTATACGTCAACTGTTCTGGGCATTCACGACatcagaatataatatgctacaGATCGTGACGGGAGATATAAAAGAGAGTATTGGTGTTATTGCAACCGCTTCAAAATCATTCACCGCTGCCAGTTTTCTTTTTCAATCCG gaaTTCGAttggatttaataattttgtactcATTTTGTCGTGTAACGGATGATATGATTGATAACGAGTTGGATGTCGAAAAGAAAAAgcgaaaatttgaattaaccAACAATTTTATCAACGAATTATTTCATGATAGAAAGTCAGATTATGATGTCGGAACAAAAccacaaaaattgaatatcgATTGGACGAAATATGAATCCGGACTGACTGACGTGGAGATGTCGTGTTTTCGCGCATTATCGAGAATCGCATTTTATTTGCCCCGTAAGCCTTTTGAAGAGTTACTCGCAGGTTACAAATGGGATATTGAGGGTAGGTTAATCAGAAATGAagacgatttattattatactccaCGTATGTGGCTGGAAGCGTCGGTGCGTTATGTGTATATGTGATGATGTACAGGTGTGATAACGATAAATTTGAACTTGTCGAAAACTACGATTATGTCATAAAAAAAGCATATCAAATGGGACAA gCTTTACAACTTGTGAACATTGCTCGTGATATCGTCACTGACAGCGAAACATTGGGTCGGTGCTATATACCCACCGAATATATGGACGACGAAGACgaagaagtaaaaatattatgccagGAAAAGAAACCAAGGTCTCTAGGTGAtaagaagttaaaaaaatactctacGAGGATGATCCATCTTGCCAACAAGCAACAGTTAGAATCGGTGGACGCTATCAAGTGTTTGCCACGAGAAACAAGAGGTTCGGTTCTTGCAACCACTGATATTTATCGAGGGCTTGTTTCTGCTATTCAGTCTAGTCCAACTTATCCTGCTAGAGCTTCATTGTCAAAAtggaataaaattgtaataggattttattctttatatattaaaagcatcaagtatattatttaa